One window of Vibrio atlanticus genomic DNA carries:
- a CDS encoding TolC family protein: MKPTTSVFVMNTSLVVAAALPMALFSSATLAATTASASNAQHISAHDQASSTQQLNTLIEIALSEDGNRKQYFAQSQAMRETGIASSTLMDPKLKVGFGGLPVDSFQFDEDPMTNISVGLMQQFERGDTLNLQQKKAGQQADALALQVQARELTVANSMTQLWLELGYQQKAESVIRQNRRLLVELENYVQTNYSIGKSEAQDLLNAQLQVSKLDEKLQANQQVQRRLISQLSEWLGSDWLGSQVLDSQGTLNATNQIDWSLLESKLATNIDSTKHYQLLTDHPLVKISDVSIASNQTQVELAEQAYTPQFGVEVMYAHRQANNMAGEPASDLVSAYLTVDIPLFTGSRQDKNLSAAQYQVGAAKSQKDTLLSQMNAQVNALLVDRSNLIQRLDRYQTSLLPQTAARISAVERGYQNNTAQFNDVISATTDELALQLEQQRLITDLNIVNSKLAALVSGFEYQVNQPQLSSSATKHTANQ, translated from the coding sequence ATGAAACCAACAACCTCTGTGTTTGTCATGAACACGAGCTTAGTGGTTGCTGCTGCCTTGCCTATGGCCTTGTTTTCAAGTGCTACGCTCGCGGCTACCACGGCGTCAGCTTCAAATGCTCAACACATTTCAGCACATGACCAAGCAAGCTCGACGCAGCAACTCAATACACTGATTGAGATTGCTTTAAGCGAAGATGGAAATCGCAAACAGTACTTTGCTCAGTCTCAAGCGATGCGAGAAACGGGCATTGCCAGCTCGACCTTAATGGACCCGAAATTGAAAGTTGGATTTGGCGGTTTGCCTGTCGATAGCTTTCAATTCGACGAAGACCCGATGACCAATATATCGGTAGGGCTGATGCAGCAGTTTGAGCGTGGCGATACGCTTAACCTTCAACAGAAAAAGGCAGGCCAACAGGCAGATGCTTTAGCTTTGCAGGTGCAAGCAAGAGAATTGACGGTTGCGAATAGCATGACGCAGCTTTGGCTTGAGTTAGGTTATCAGCAAAAGGCTGAGTCGGTGATTCGTCAAAATCGTCGTTTGTTGGTTGAGCTTGAAAACTATGTACAAACCAATTACTCAATTGGTAAAAGTGAAGCTCAAGATCTGCTTAATGCTCAGCTTCAAGTGAGCAAGCTTGATGAGAAACTTCAGGCAAACCAGCAGGTTCAGCGCCGCTTAATCTCTCAGCTTTCTGAATGGTTGGGTTCTGATTGGCTAGGCTCTCAGGTTCTTGATTCTCAGGGTACACTGAATGCAACTAACCAAATCGATTGGTCGTTGTTGGAAAGCAAATTAGCGACCAATATCGATTCAACTAAGCACTACCAGCTACTGACTGACCATCCTTTGGTTAAGATCTCCGATGTCAGTATTGCCTCCAATCAAACTCAGGTTGAGTTAGCCGAGCAAGCTTATACCCCGCAGTTTGGGGTGGAAGTGATGTATGCACACCGTCAAGCCAATAACATGGCGGGTGAACCAGCTTCTGATCTTGTGAGTGCTTATCTGACAGTCGACATCCCGCTGTTTACAGGGAGCCGACAAGATAAAAACTTATCGGCTGCTCAGTATCAAGTTGGTGCGGCTAAATCTCAAAAAGACACCTTACTTTCCCAAATGAACGCGCAAGTCAACGCATTGCTGGTGGACAGATCAAATCTGATCCAGCGATTAGATCGCTATCAAACGTCCTTGCTTCCTCAAACCGCAGCACGAATCAGCGCGGTTGAGAGGGGCTATCAAAACAACACCGCCCAGTTTAACGATGTCATTTCAGCAACGACCGATGAGCTGGCGCTTCAGTTAGAGCAACAACGTTTGATCACCGATCTCAACATCGTTAACAGCAAACTGGCGGCGTTAGTCAGTGGCTTTGAATACCAAGTAAACCAACCACAACTCAGCTCAAGCGCAACTAAACACACAGCCAATCAATAA
- a CDS encoding efflux RND transporter periplasmic adaptor subunit — protein MNTVKVATIALLVGGALGFCVNHFLINPAHDMSAMATSTDAEVSKQTKDEPLYWVAPMDPNYQRDKPGQSPMGMDLIPVYADDVNGGAKDKPGTVFIDSSVENNLGVKTAKVKFEALSPRIETVGYVAFDESTLWQTNVRAAGWVEKLYINAVGEKVNKGDVLFTLYSPELVKAQEELLSAYKTGRKGLVKGSTERLVTLGVDKAQIRSIARKGKASQTIEIKAPADGVIASLNIREGGYLSPAQAVISAGPLNEVWVDAEVFERQAHWISSGSNAEMTLDAIPGKEWQGNVDYVYPILDPKTRTLRVRLKFSNPHGELKPNMFANIALKPISDESVLTIPRSSVIHSGGMTRVVLSEGAGKYRSARIEVGREAGEKIEVIQGLQQGEDIVTSAHFMLDSESSQSADLSRINGVEEEAETVWANGEISDVMQGSRMVTINHQPVPEWDWPGMVMNFTFAEGLDMSDVQRGKAIDFEMRKTESGQYEVVDYKVNKHKIAGEVWVTGDITILMSDFGMITVKHQPVPEWNWKAGEMNFQASDDLDLSEFAEGQTIRFLVAKQGSDYVLKSLEPTNSTGEGTL, from the coding sequence ATGAATACAGTAAAAGTAGCAACAATCGCTTTATTGGTCGGTGGTGCATTGGGTTTTTGTGTGAACCATTTTCTAATTAACCCAGCACACGACATGTCAGCAATGGCAACGAGTACAGACGCCGAAGTAAGTAAACAAACCAAGGATGAACCTCTGTACTGGGTGGCTCCGATGGACCCAAATTATCAGCGTGATAAGCCGGGCCAGTCACCAATGGGGATGGATCTTATCCCTGTATATGCTGACGATGTGAACGGCGGAGCCAAAGATAAGCCCGGTACCGTGTTCATTGATTCTTCGGTAGAAAATAACCTGGGTGTCAAAACAGCGAAAGTTAAGTTCGAAGCGCTGTCTCCTCGGATTGAAACCGTGGGTTATGTGGCGTTCGATGAAAGTACATTGTGGCAAACCAACGTAAGAGCAGCTGGTTGGGTTGAGAAGCTCTACATCAACGCTGTGGGTGAGAAGGTAAACAAAGGTGATGTGCTGTTCACGCTTTACTCGCCAGAGCTTGTAAAGGCACAAGAAGAGTTACTGAGTGCTTATAAAACGGGTCGCAAAGGATTGGTCAAGGGCTCTACTGAACGCTTGGTTACCTTAGGTGTAGATAAAGCGCAGATACGATCCATCGCTCGTAAAGGGAAAGCCTCGCAAACCATCGAAATCAAAGCGCCTGCGGATGGTGTCATCGCTAGCCTGAATATTCGAGAGGGTGGTTACCTTTCGCCTGCTCAAGCGGTAATCAGCGCAGGGCCTCTAAATGAAGTGTGGGTTGATGCTGAAGTCTTTGAACGCCAAGCACACTGGATCTCATCAGGCAGCAATGCCGAAATGACACTGGATGCGATTCCCGGTAAGGAGTGGCAGGGCAACGTAGATTATGTCTACCCAATTCTGGACCCGAAAACTCGAACCTTGCGCGTTCGTTTGAAGTTCTCTAACCCGCATGGCGAGCTTAAGCCGAACATGTTCGCCAATATTGCACTGAAACCGATCAGTGATGAATCTGTTCTTACTATCCCAAGATCGTCGGTGATTCATTCAGGTGGCATGACACGAGTTGTGCTGTCTGAAGGTGCTGGCAAATACCGTTCAGCGCGTATTGAGGTTGGTCGTGAAGCCGGCGAAAAAATAGAGGTGATTCAAGGGTTGCAGCAAGGTGAGGACATTGTCACTTCTGCACACTTCATGTTGGATTCTGAATCGAGTCAATCGGCTGATCTTTCACGCATTAATGGTGTTGAAGAAGAAGCTGAAACGGTGTGGGCGAACGGTGAAATTTCCGATGTGATGCAAGGCAGCCGTATGGTGACAATTAACCATCAGCCAGTCCCTGAATGGGATTGGCCGGGCATGGTGATGAATTTCACCTTTGCGGAAGGCTTAGACATGAGTGACGTGCAACGTGGTAAGGCAATTGACTTTGAGATGCGAAAGACAGAGTCAGGGCAGTACGAGGTTGTGGATTACAAGGTCAACAAACACAAGATCGCCGGCGAAGTTTGGGTAACGGGTGACATCACCATATTGATGTCAGATTTTGGCATGATCACTGTAAAGCATCAGCCAGTCCCTGAGTGGAATTGGAAAGCGGGTGAAATGAATTTCCAAGCCAGTGATGACCTTGATTTATCTGAGTTTGCCGAGGGTCAAACCATTCGGTTTCTAGTGGCGAAGCAAGGTTCTGATTATGTGCTCAAATCTCTCGAACCGACGAATAGCACGGGTGAGGGCACATTATGA
- a CDS encoding efflux RND transporter permease subunit, translated as MINAIIRWSISNRFLVLIATVAIVFGGLYSVKNTRVDAIPDLSDVQVIIKTSYPGQAPQVVEDQVTYPLTTAMLAVPGAETVRGYSFFGDSYVYIIFNDDTDMYWARSRVLEYLSQVAPNLPSSAKPTLGPDATGVGWVYSYVLQDKTGQHDLAELRSLQDWFLKYELQTVEGVSEVATVGGMVKQYQVQIDPAKLRAYDLTLQQVNKAIQDGNQETGASVVEIAEAEHMVRTTGYLTSIEDIQSLPLKVTDKGTSLLLGDIADINLGPQMRRGISELNGEGEAVGGVIVMRFGENASEVIDSVKTKLAELQAGLPDGVEIVATYDRSTLIDSAVENLWKKLAEEFIVVAVVCALFLFHIRSSLVIALSLPVGILGAFIVMHWQGINANIMSLGGIAIAIGAMVDGAIVMIENVHKHIERTPLTDKNRWQVIGKAAEEVGAPLFFSLIIITLSFVPVFALEGQEGKMFSPLAFTKTYAMAAAAGLAITLVPVLMGYFIRGNVLPEHKNPVNRSLVAMYKPLLNLSLKYPKVMIVIALGLMASAYYPTSKLGSEFIPPLDEGDLMYMPTTYPGISIGKARELLQQTNKPIKTIPEVETTWGKIGRAETATDPAPLTMIETVIQLKPREQWRDGVTTESLRKEFDDLIQFPGLTNAWVMPIKTRIDMLATGIKTPIGIKIAGPDLSVIEDIGSQLEPILNSLSGTASVYAERVAGGRYVTIDIKRRSAARYGLSIKEVQQVISTAVGGMNVGETVEGLERYPINVRYPQSYRDSVVKLQNLPLVTPNGARIALSDVADIRYEDGPPMIKTENARPNGWVFVDIEGRDLGSYVAEAQKVVTDKIVLPAGYSLAWSGQYEYMERAKERLSVVVPITIAIIMLLLYLSFRRVGEVMMIMLTLPLAMVGGLWLMHVLNYNFSIAVGVGFIALAGVAVEIGVIMLVYLNQAWHYKKLDAEQNQKALQREDLTDAIREGAGLRVRPVMMTVLTVIIGLIPIMYGEGTGSEVMQRIAAPMIGGMASALLLTLLVLPAIFKLWKQREITHSQNEPNK; from the coding sequence ATGATCAATGCAATCATTCGTTGGTCCATCAGTAACCGATTCTTGGTTCTGATTGCCACGGTCGCCATCGTATTTGGTGGCTTATACAGTGTTAAAAATACACGTGTCGATGCCATTCCTGATTTGTCAGATGTTCAGGTAATCATCAAAACCAGTTATCCGGGTCAAGCCCCGCAGGTGGTCGAGGATCAGGTGACCTATCCATTAACCACCGCCATGTTAGCCGTTCCGGGTGCAGAAACGGTTCGTGGTTATTCGTTCTTTGGCGATTCCTACGTCTATATCATCTTCAATGATGATACTGATATGTACTGGGCACGTTCACGAGTGTTGGAGTACTTAAGCCAAGTTGCACCTAACTTGCCATCGAGTGCCAAGCCTACACTAGGGCCGGATGCAACTGGTGTGGGCTGGGTTTACAGCTACGTGTTGCAAGATAAAACCGGTCAGCACGACTTAGCGGAACTTCGTAGTTTGCAAGATTGGTTCTTGAAGTATGAGTTGCAAACCGTAGAAGGCGTGTCTGAAGTGGCGACCGTTGGCGGCATGGTGAAGCAGTATCAAGTACAGATTGATCCGGCCAAGTTACGTGCATATGACCTGACACTTCAGCAAGTTAACAAGGCAATCCAAGATGGTAATCAAGAAACAGGAGCGTCTGTTGTTGAGATTGCGGAAGCCGAGCATATGGTTCGTACCACCGGTTACCTGACAAGCATCGAAGACATTCAATCTCTGCCGCTAAAAGTGACTGACAAAGGTACTTCGCTGTTACTGGGCGACATTGCTGACATTAACCTTGGCCCGCAAATGCGTCGTGGTATCTCTGAACTCAATGGTGAGGGTGAAGCGGTTGGCGGCGTTATTGTGATGCGCTTTGGTGAAAATGCCAGTGAAGTGATCGACTCGGTTAAAACCAAGCTTGCTGAACTGCAAGCTGGCTTACCGGATGGTGTCGAGATTGTCGCAACTTATGACCGTTCGACTTTGATTGATTCAGCCGTTGAAAACCTTTGGAAGAAGCTGGCTGAAGAGTTCATCGTGGTCGCCGTGGTGTGTGCGCTGTTCTTGTTCCATATCCGCTCGTCGTTGGTTATCGCGCTAAGTCTGCCTGTCGGTATCTTAGGCGCATTCATCGTTATGCATTGGCAGGGTATTAACGCCAACATTATGTCTCTTGGCGGGATCGCGATTGCGATTGGCGCCATGGTGGATGGTGCCATAGTGATGATTGAGAACGTTCATAAACACATTGAACGGACTCCGCTCACTGACAAAAACCGTTGGCAGGTGATTGGTAAGGCAGCAGAAGAAGTCGGCGCACCACTGTTCTTCTCCCTGATTATCATTACCTTGAGTTTTGTGCCTGTGTTCGCGCTAGAAGGGCAAGAGGGCAAGATGTTCTCGCCACTTGCGTTTACCAAGACGTATGCAATGGCCGCTGCAGCCGGTTTGGCTATCACGCTTGTGCCTGTGCTAATGGGTTACTTCATTCGCGGTAACGTGTTGCCTGAACACAAAAACCCAGTCAACCGCAGCCTAGTGGCGATGTATAAACCGCTTCTAAACCTCAGCCTAAAATATCCCAAGGTGATGATTGTTATCGCACTTGGCTTAATGGCGTCTGCTTATTACCCAACCAGTAAGCTTGGCAGCGAGTTCATCCCTCCTTTGGACGAAGGGGATTTGATGTACATGCCAACCACGTATCCGGGCATCTCAATAGGTAAGGCTCGTGAGTTGTTGCAACAAACCAACAAGCCCATCAAAACCATTCCAGAAGTCGAAACCACGTGGGGCAAAATTGGTCGAGCAGAGACGGCAACCGATCCTGCGCCACTGACCATGATTGAAACGGTTATTCAGCTTAAACCGCGAGAACAGTGGCGTGACGGTGTCACTACGGAGTCTCTGCGTAAAGAGTTTGATGATCTGATTCAATTCCCCGGTTTGACCAACGCTTGGGTCATGCCAATCAAAACACGTATCGACATGTTGGCGACGGGTATTAAAACGCCAATTGGTATCAAAATCGCAGGCCCAGATCTGAGCGTGATTGAGGATATTGGCTCTCAACTTGAACCCATCCTCAATAGCTTGAGTGGTACTGCTTCTGTCTACGCTGAGCGTGTTGCGGGTGGTCGTTATGTGACGATAGACATCAAGCGCCGCTCTGCTGCTCGTTACGGATTAAGCATCAAAGAGGTTCAGCAGGTTATTTCGACCGCAGTTGGCGGTATGAATGTCGGCGAAACGGTAGAAGGGCTAGAGCGTTATCCAATCAATGTCCGTTATCCGCAAAGCTATCGTGATTCTGTCGTTAAGTTGCAGAACCTGCCGTTAGTGACACCAAACGGAGCGCGAATTGCTTTGTCTGATGTTGCAGATATTCGCTATGAAGATGGACCACCAATGATTAAGACGGAGAACGCGCGTCCTAATGGCTGGGTGTTCGTTGACATCGAAGGTCGCGACCTTGGTTCTTATGTGGCAGAGGCGCAAAAAGTCGTTACAGATAAAATCGTCTTGCCTGCTGGATATTCATTGGCGTGGTCTGGTCAATACGAATACATGGAGCGCGCCAAAGAACGTTTAAGTGTCGTTGTGCCAATCACCATCGCCATCATCATGTTGTTGCTCTACCTCAGCTTCCGCCGCGTTGGTGAGGTGATGATGATCATGCTGACGTTGCCACTCGCAATGGTTGGTGGTTTATGGCTGATGCATGTCCTCAATTACAACTTCTCCATTGCAGTGGGGGTGGGCTTTATCGCCCTTGCCGGGGTAGCTGTTGAGATAGGTGTGATCATGTTGGTCTACCTAAATCAAGCATGGCACTACAAGAAGTTGGATGCGGAGCAGAACCAGAAAGCACTTCAGCGTGAAGACCTAACGGATGCTATTCGTGAGGGCGCAGGACTGCGTGTTCGCCCAGTTATGATGACAGTACTTACGGTGATTATTGGCCTCATTCCAATTATGTATGGCGAGGGTACGGGCTCTGAAGTGATGCAGCGAATTGCTGCGCCGATGATAGGCGGAATGGCGTCTGCACTATTGCTTACCCTACTGGTGTTGCCTGCAATCTTTAAGCTCTGGAAACAGCGTGAGATTACGCATAGCCAAAACGAACCAAACAAATAA
- the copI gene encoding copper-resistant cuproprotein CopI — translation MKKTLIAIALTLTTSTAFAEMDHSNMDHSNMDHSMMKSGEMDHSKMDHSMMKDGKMDHSMMNMEGMSEVGMPATGAKPDKVVHVLLSDDMKITFKNKIDIEPNDVVQFVVMNTGKIDHEFSIGSASEQLEHREMMKSMGNHAHDSGSTVTVKPGKAKQLLWHFHGDNNVEFACNIQGHAEAGMLKKIEL, via the coding sequence ATGAAAAAGACACTTATTGCGATTGCACTGACGTTAACTACTTCAACGGCTTTTGCTGAAATGGACCACTCAAATATGGACCACTCAAATATGGATCACTCGATGATGAAGAGTGGAGAGATGGATCATTCAAAAATGGATCACAGCATGATGAAGGATGGAAAGATGGACCATTCAATGATGAATATGGAAGGCATGTCTGAAGTGGGTATGCCTGCGACAGGCGCAAAGCCGGATAAAGTGGTTCATGTTCTGCTAAGTGACGATATGAAAATCACATTTAAGAATAAGATTGATATTGAGCCGAACGACGTGGTGCAGTTCGTTGTGATGAACACAGGCAAGATAGATCACGAATTCTCGATTGGTTCTGCTTCAGAGCAATTAGAGCACCGTGAAATGATGAAAAGCATGGGTAACCACGCTCATGACTCAGGCAGTACAGTGACGGTAAAGCCCGGTAAAGCGAAGCAATTGCTATGGCATTTTCATGGCGACAACAACGTAGAGTTTGCGTGCAATATCCAAGGTCATGCTGAAGCGGGTATGCTGAAAAAAATTGAGTTGTAG